The Hyphomicrobiales bacterium genome has a window encoding:
- the LRA gene encoding 2-dehydro-3-deoxy-L-rhamnonate dehydrogenase (NAD(+)), with product MGARFDLAGRVAVVTGGAGGLGRGIARALREAGATVELWDADSARLDEAAAELGLGRRQVDITDATAVDAAASAAFAAHGRVDILVNNAGILGEVKPIWETDPRNFEAVLRVNLFGTYLVSRALLGRMRAQSPRAGVGGHALRGHVVNIASIQGKEGMALAAAYSASKAGVIALTKSTAKETARDGVIVTAITPAAAETAMAREISAERRADILARIPMGRFVEVEEVARMVLWLASDECSFSTGGIFDLSGGRATY from the coding sequence ATGGGCGCGCGTTTCGACCTTGCCGGCCGGGTTGCCGTGGTCACCGGTGGCGCCGGCGGGCTGGGACGCGGCATCGCGCGGGCCTTGCGGGAGGCCGGTGCGACCGTGGAGTTGTGGGATGCCGATTCCGCCAGGCTCGATGAGGCGGCGGCGGAGTTGGGGCTCGGCCGGCGCCAGGTCGATATCACCGACGCGACTGCCGTGGATGCCGCCGCCTCGGCCGCTTTCGCCGCGCATGGGCGTGTCGACATTCTGGTCAACAACGCCGGGATCCTCGGCGAGGTGAAGCCGATCTGGGAGACCGATCCGCGGAATTTCGAGGCGGTGCTGCGGGTCAACCTGTTCGGAACCTATCTCGTCAGCCGCGCGCTTCTCGGCCGCATGCGGGCGCAAAGCCCGCGGGCCGGCGTGGGAGGCCACGCGCTGCGCGGCCATGTCGTCAATATCGCCTCGATCCAGGGCAAGGAAGGCATGGCGCTGGCGGCCGCCTATTCCGCCAGCAAGGCCGGGGTTATCGCACTGACCAAGAGCACGGCCAAGGAGACGGCGCGGGACGGCGTGATCGTCACCGCCATCACGCCGGCCGCCGCGGAGACGGCGATGGCCCGGGAGATCTCGGCGGAGCGCCGCGCCGACATTCTCGCGCGCATCCCGATGGGCCGCTTCGTCGAGGTGGAAGAGGTCGCGCGGATGGTGCTCTGGCTCGCCTCGGACGAGTGCTCCTTCTCGACCGGCGGCATCTTCGACCTGTCGGGTGGCCGGGCGACCTATTGA
- a CDS encoding hypothetical protein (Evidence 5 : Unknown function), with protein MLLLDRRHLRPVGWPGDLLNREACSRPFELPQCPCDRTVPMAGACQSVCCFAQMGDSFGEGAA; from the coding sequence GTGCTCCTTCTCGACCGGCGGCATCTTCGACCTGTCGGGTGGCCGGGCGACCTATTGAACCGCGAAGCCTGCTCCCGGCCATTTGAGCTGCCGCAATGCCCCTGCGACCGGACGGTCCCGATGGCGGGAGCCTGTCAAAGCGTTTGCTGTTTCGCCCAGATGGGCGATAGCTTCGGCGAAGGGGCGGCTTAA
- the aapJ gene encoding General L-amino acid-binding periplasmic protein AapJ has product MKYGYQLLAATVAGIALSASQAAEAQAPRETLKAVQARGELNCGIGTTLAGFAVQDGKGIWNGANTDFCRAVAAAVLKDASKIKFVSLSSKDRFTALQAGESDFVAATTTWTMSRDTQVGLNFRPIYYYDGQGFMVKKSLGIKSAKELSGASICIQQGTTTELNTADYFRKNNMKFEPVTFATNNEATEAYESGRCDAFTTDQSGLYSERLRFKNADEHIVLPETISKEPLGYMVRHGDDQWFDIISWIHFAQVTAEELGVTQANVDEMREKSDNPDVKRLLGKEGSFGQSLGLDNDWAYRAIKAVGNYGELFERNLGQGSRLKIVRGQNALWNNGGLQYAPPIR; this is encoded by the coding sequence ATGAAGTATGGATACCAGTTGCTCGCCGCGACTGTCGCGGGCATCGCCCTGTCGGCGTCGCAAGCTGCCGAAGCGCAGGCGCCGAGGGAGACGCTGAAGGCCGTGCAGGCGCGCGGCGAACTGAACTGCGGTATCGGGACGACGCTCGCCGGTTTCGCTGTGCAGGACGGAAAAGGCATCTGGAACGGCGCGAACACCGATTTCTGCCGGGCGGTGGCCGCGGCCGTCCTCAAGGATGCGAGCAAGATCAAGTTCGTCTCGCTGTCCTCGAAGGATCGTTTCACCGCACTGCAAGCGGGCGAAAGTGATTTCGTCGCCGCCACCACCACCTGGACGATGAGCCGGGACACGCAGGTCGGCCTGAACTTCCGGCCGATCTACTACTATGACGGCCAGGGCTTCATGGTGAAGAAGTCGCTGGGCATCAAGTCGGCGAAGGAGCTGAGCGGCGCCTCGATCTGCATCCAGCAGGGCACGACCACGGAGCTCAACACCGCGGATTATTTCCGCAAGAACAACATGAAGTTCGAGCCGGTGACCTTCGCCACCAACAACGAGGCGACGGAAGCCTACGAGTCGGGTCGCTGCGACGCCTTCACCACCGACCAGTCCGGCCTCTATTCGGAGCGCCTGCGTTTCAAGAACGCGGACGAGCATATCGTGCTGCCCGAGACGATCTCGAAAGAGCCGCTCGGCTATATGGTCCGCCACGGCGACGATCAGTGGTTCGATATCATCTCCTGGATCCATTTCGCGCAGGTGACGGCCGAGGAGCTGGGCGTGACCCAGGCCAATGTCGACGAGATGCGCGAGAAGTCGGACAATCCCGACGTCAAGCGCCTGCTCGGCAAGGAAGGCTCCTTCGGTCAGTCGCTCGGCCTCGACAATGACTGGGCCTACCGCGCGATCAAGGCCGTGGGCAATTACGGCGAGCTGTTCGAGCGCAATCTCGGCCAGGGCTCCCGGCTGAAGATCGTCCGCGGCCAGAACGCGCTGTGGAATAACGGCGGCCTGCAATACGCGCCGCCGATCCGCTGA
- the doeX gene encoding Transcriptional regulatory protein DoeX, with the protein MKDNSKSVALDQIDLRILNRLQQDGRTTNQELAEAVGLSASPCLNRVRRLEKAGIIDCYQAHIVLSKVCRHVDVIAAVTLKNHSLEDFEIFESMVLSMRFVVECTKISGPIDYLVHFICPDIAAYQMLSDELLKIGPRISNLSSYIVLKSIKPFRGVSLDDLVNAK; encoded by the coding sequence ATGAAAGACAACAGCAAGAGCGTCGCGCTGGATCAGATCGACCTCCGCATTCTGAACCGCCTGCAGCAGGACGGGCGCACGACCAACCAGGAACTGGCCGAAGCGGTGGGCCTTTCGGCCAGCCCCTGCCTCAACCGGGTGCGGCGCCTCGAGAAGGCCGGCATCATCGATTGTTACCAGGCCCATATCGTGCTCTCGAAGGTTTGCCGCCACGTCGACGTCATCGCGGCGGTGACCCTGAAAAATCACAGCCTCGAGGATTTCGAGATCTTCGAGAGCATGGTGCTGTCGATGAGATTTGTCGTGGAGTGCACGAAGATCAGCGGGCCGATCGACTATCTCGTGCATTTCATCTGCCCGGACATCGCCGCCTATCAGATGCTCTCGGACGAGCTTCTCAAGATCGGCCCGCGGATCAGCAATCTTTCGAGCTATATCGTCCTGAAATCCATCAAGCCGTTCCGGGGCGTGTCGCTCGACGATCTGGTCAACGCGAAATAG
- a CDS encoding hypothetical protein (Evidence 5 : Unknown function) produces MLRRLELSNPSCPPGYVNRAVPRFAPGIARPPAWVAREAEHSGALPFFGPAILAFGRCVRNSK; encoded by the coding sequence GTGTTACGGCGGCTGGAACTGTCGAACCCATCGTGTCCGCCGGGCTACGTCAACCGCGCAGTGCCGCGATTCGCCCCCGGCATCGCGCGGCCGCCTGCCTGGGTCGCCCGCGAGGCGGAGCATTCCGGCGCTCTCCCTTTCTTCGGCCCGGCAATTCTTGCTTTCGGCAGATGTGTTCGGAACAGCAAATAG
- the argH gene encoding Argininosuccinate lyase, which produces MSDTTSGANKMWGGRFTSAPADVMRRINPSIGFDYRLYRQDIAASKVHAAMLARQGIIAGADNDRIQAGLNQILGEIERGELKFSIDLEDIHMNVEARLKEIVGEPAGRLHTARSRNDQAVTDVRLWMRDAIDELDGIIRELQGALIERASEHAETIMPGFTHMQVAQPVTFGHHLMAYVEMFGRDRERLAGARLRTNISPLGAAALAGTAFPIDRHFTAAALGFARPTENSMDSVGSRDHICELLFCCSMLAVHLSRLNEEITLWCSDGFRFVALSDAFTTGSSIMPQKRNPDAAELVRGKTGRVVGSLTGLLMTVKGLPMTFMKDMQEDKEPMFDALETVGLCTAATTGMIRDLTVRPEPMRAFLDRGFPTATDLADWLVREAGVPFRDAHHITARVVALAEAKGCTLQALDLDSMRSVDPRIGAAVFEVLAPEHSVTSRKSYGGTAPQAVREAIGRAKQKWIDENA; this is translated from the coding sequence ATGTCTGACACGACCTCTGGCGCGAACAAGATGTGGGGTGGTCGTTTCACGTCGGCGCCTGCGGATGTGATGCGGCGGATCAATCCGTCGATCGGCTTCGACTACCGGCTCTACCGGCAGGACATCGCGGCCTCGAAGGTGCATGCGGCGATGCTCGCGCGCCAGGGGATCATCGCCGGAGCCGATAACGACCGCATCCAGGCCGGCCTCAACCAGATCCTCGGCGAGATCGAGCGTGGCGAACTGAAGTTCAGCATCGATCTCGAGGACATCCACATGAATGTGGAAGCGCGCCTCAAGGAGATCGTCGGCGAGCCGGCCGGGCGGTTGCACACCGCGCGCAGCCGCAACGACCAGGCCGTCACCGATGTCCGCCTCTGGATGCGCGACGCAATTGACGAGCTCGACGGCATCATCCGCGAGTTGCAGGGCGCCCTGATCGAGCGTGCGAGCGAGCATGCCGAGACGATCATGCCGGGCTTCACCCATATGCAGGTGGCCCAGCCCGTGACCTTCGGCCATCATCTGATGGCCTATGTCGAGATGTTCGGGCGCGACCGCGAGCGGCTCGCCGGCGCGCGTCTGCGTACAAATATCTCGCCGCTGGGCGCCGCTGCGCTGGCGGGCACGGCCTTCCCGATCGACCGGCATTTCACCGCCGCCGCGCTCGGCTTCGCCCGGCCGACCGAGAACTCGATGGATTCGGTCGGCTCGCGCGACCATATCTGCGAGCTCCTGTTCTGCTGCTCGATGCTGGCCGTGCACCTCTCGCGCCTCAACGAGGAGATCACGCTGTGGTGCAGCGACGGCTTCCGCTTCGTCGCGCTGTCGGACGCCTTCACCACCGGCTCCTCGATCATGCCGCAGAAGCGCAATCCGGACGCTGCCGAGCTGGTGCGCGGCAAGACCGGGCGCGTCGTCGGCTCGCTGACCGGGCTGCTGATGACGGTGAAGGGCCTGCCGATGACCTTCATGAAGGACATGCAGGAAGACAAGGAGCCGATGTTCGACGCGCTGGAGACGGTCGGGCTCTGCACCGCCGCGACGACCGGGATGATCCGGGATCTGACGGTGCGCCCCGAGCCGATGCGCGCCTTCCTCGACCGCGGCTTCCCGACCGCGACCGACCTGGCCGACTGGCTGGTGCGGGAGGCGGGCGTGCCCTTCCGCGATGCGCATCACATCACCGCCCGCGTCGTCGCGCTGGCCGAGGCGAAGGGCTGCACCTTGCAGGCGCTCGACCTCGACAGCATGCGCTCGGTCGATCCGCGCATCGGCGCCGCCGTGTTCGAGGTGCTCGCTCCCGAGCATTCCGTCACGAGCCGGAAAAGCTATGGCGGGACCGCGCCGCAGGCGGTGCGCGAGGCCATCGGGCGCGCAAAGCAAAAATGGATCGATGAGAACGCCTGA
- the cphA gene encoding Cyanophycin synthetase — MNIVSRSVYVGPNVYAKAPLIRLTVDVNPQDAEALRALGSGVREALAAVVPGFSVDGSAAAGVGDLLAHLALHLQRIAGQDGDLAWSLAAAAPDEVEVLYSFDSEEIGLEAGEVACDLLVAIARARDGDTNLQDDVARFLRFANKRSLGPSALELVRSAQARDIPWYRLNDASLIQVGQGKYQKRIEAALTSMTSHIAVEVASDKNMCNQLLSDLGLPVPKQRVVYDTDEAISAAARIGYPVVIKPLDGNHGRGVTVNITDEDGVKAAFETADKEGSAVVVESMITGEDHRLLVVDGELVAAARRVPGHVVGDGRQSIAALVEIVNQDPRRGVGHENVLTRLEIDEQAVRLMGERGYTAESVPPAGETVYLRKTANISTGGTAIDVTDVIHPENKLMAERAIKAVGLDIGAVDFLTSDITSSYRDTGGAICEINAGPGLRMHIAPSEGKPRDVGGKIMDMLFPSGSRSRVPIAALTGTNGKTTCARMLAHVLKMAGHVVGQTSTDAVYIDGNVTVKGDMTGPVSAKMVLRDPSIDIAVLETARGGIVRSGLGYQFCDVGAVLNVTSDHLGLGGVDTLDGLAEVKRIIAEVARDTVVLNADNEYTLKMASRSPAKHILYVTRNPDHTLVREHIRLGKRAVVLEQGMNGDQIVIYDKGTQMPLMWTYLIPATLEGKALHNVENAMFAAAMAYSLGKSLDQIRNGLRTFDNTFFQSPGRMNVYDEHGFRVILDYGHNEAAVRAMTELVERLKPRGRRVVCVTCPGDRRDEDVAAIAGQVAGHFDTYICHRDDTLRGRAPDEMPRLMRAALIQHGVREDAIRIIEREEEALATALDMAQRDDLLLFFCESITRSWKQIIHFKPKFGDAEEVAPARRIAEGSFDVPAGYRIVTDERGILIAPEAEPAASR; from the coding sequence ATGAATATCGTTTCCAGGTCGGTCTATGTCGGGCCGAACGTCTATGCGAAGGCTCCCCTGATCCGCCTGACGGTCGATGTGAATCCGCAGGATGCCGAGGCGCTGCGTGCACTCGGCTCCGGCGTTCGCGAGGCGCTTGCCGCCGTCGTCCCCGGCTTCTCGGTCGACGGGAGCGCTGCGGCCGGCGTCGGAGACCTGCTGGCCCATCTCGCGCTGCATCTGCAGCGGATCGCCGGCCAGGACGGCGACCTGGCCTGGTCGCTCGCGGCCGCGGCGCCGGACGAGGTCGAGGTGCTGTACAGCTTCGATTCCGAGGAAATCGGCCTCGAAGCGGGCGAGGTCGCCTGCGACCTGCTCGTCGCGATCGCCCGCGCGCGCGACGGCGACACCAACCTGCAGGACGACGTGGCGCGCTTCCTGCGCTTCGCCAACAAGCGTTCGCTCGGTCCTTCGGCGCTGGAACTGGTCCGTTCGGCGCAGGCGCGCGACATTCCCTGGTATCGTCTCAACGATGCCAGCCTCATCCAGGTTGGCCAGGGCAAGTACCAGAAGCGTATCGAGGCGGCGCTGACCAGCATGACCTCGCACATCGCCGTGGAGGTCGCCTCCGACAAGAACATGTGCAACCAGCTTCTCAGCGATCTGGGCCTGCCGGTGCCGAAGCAGCGTGTCGTCTACGACACCGACGAGGCGATCTCGGCGGCGGCGCGCATCGGCTATCCGGTGGTGATCAAGCCGCTCGACGGCAATCACGGCCGCGGCGTCACCGTCAACATCACCGACGAGGACGGGGTCAAGGCGGCGTTCGAGACGGCCGACAAGGAAGGCAGTGCCGTCGTCGTAGAGAGCATGATCACCGGCGAGGACCACCGGCTGCTCGTCGTCGACGGCGAGCTGGTGGCCGCGGCGCGGCGCGTGCCCGGCCATGTCGTAGGCGACGGCCGGCAGTCGATCGCGGCGCTGGTCGAGATCGTCAATCAGGACCCCCGGCGGGGCGTCGGGCACGAGAACGTGCTGACCCGCCTGGAGATCGACGAGCAGGCCGTCCGGCTCATGGGCGAGCGCGGCTACACGGCTGAGAGCGTTCCACCGGCGGGCGAGACCGTCTATCTGCGCAAGACCGCCAACATCTCGACCGGCGGGACGGCGATCGACGTCACCGACGTTATCCATCCCGAGAACAAGCTGATGGCGGAACGCGCCATCAAGGCGGTCGGGCTCGACATCGGCGCGGTCGACTTCCTCACCTCGGACATCACCAGCAGCTACCGCGATACCGGCGGGGCGATCTGCGAGATCAATGCGGGCCCGGGCCTGCGCATGCACATCGCCCCCTCGGAGGGCAAGCCGCGTGATGTCGGCGGCAAGATCATGGACATGCTGTTCCCCTCGGGTAGCCGCAGCCGCGTGCCGATCGCGGCGCTGACCGGCACCAACGGCAAGACCACCTGCGCGCGCATGCTCGCCCATGTCCTGAAGATGGCCGGCCATGTCGTCGGCCAGACCTCGACGGACGCTGTCTATATCGACGGCAACGTCACGGTGAAGGGCGACATGACCGGGCCGGTCTCGGCCAAGATGGTGCTGCGCGATCCCTCGATCGATATCGCGGTGCTTGAGACCGCGCGCGGCGGGATCGTGCGCTCCGGGCTCGGCTACCAGTTCTGCGATGTCGGGGCGGTGCTCAACGTCACCTCCGACCATCTCGGGCTCGGCGGCGTCGACACGCTGGACGGGCTCGCCGAGGTCAAGCGCATCATCGCCGAGGTGGCGCGCGATACCGTCGTCCTCAACGCCGACAACGAATATACGCTGAAGATGGCGTCGCGCTCGCCGGCGAAGCACATCCTTTACGTCACGCGCAATCCTGACCATACGCTGGTGCGCGAGCATATCCGCCTCGGCAAGCGCGCGGTGGTGCTCGAGCAGGGCATGAACGGCGATCAGATCGTCATCTACGACAAAGGCACCCAGATGCCGCTGATGTGGACCTATCTGATCCCGGCGACACTGGAGGGCAAGGCGCTGCACAATGTGGAGAACGCGATGTTCGCGGCGGCCATGGCCTATTCGCTCGGCAAGTCGCTCGATCAGATCCGCAACGGCCTGCGCACCTTCGACAACACCTTCTTCCAGTCGCCGGGCCGGATGAACGTCTATGACGAGCACGGCTTCCGCGTCATCCTCGACTACGGCCATAACGAGGCGGCGGTCCGGGCGATGACCGAGCTGGTCGAGCGGTTGAAGCCGCGCGGGCGGCGCGTCGTCTGCGTCACCTGCCCCGGGGATCGTCGCGACGAGGACGTCGCCGCCATCGCCGGACAGGTCGCCGGCCATTTCGACACCTATATCTGCCATCGCGACGACACGCTGCGCGGCCGCGCGCCGGACGAGATGCCGCGCCTGATGCGGGCCGCCCTGATCCAGCACGGCGTGCGGGAAGACGCGATCCGCATCATCGAGCGGGAGGAGGAGGCGCTGGCCACGGCGCTCGACATGGCCCAGCGCGACGACCTGCTGCTGTTCTTCTGCGAAAGCATCACCCGCTCCTGGAAGCAGATCATCCACTTCAAGCCGAAATTCGGGGATGCGGAGGAGGTTGCGCCGGCCCGCCGCATCGCCGAGGGCAGCTTCGACGTGCCCGCCGGCTACAGGATCGTGACCGATGAACGTGGTATCCTGATCGCACCGGAAGCCGAGCCGGCCGCATCACGATGA
- a CDS encoding Cyanophycinase dimer, with product MIPTSGVPPQRDMNPKLAVIGGRLEDDNVAVYREIHRLSHGRIVVFATASSEPDTVGAEALAVFRTHGFDAVLAPVHGDQAAGAAHDPAVLELVRDYASVYFTGGDQTLITRTLAPEGRETPLLKAIRQIHAQGGLIAGSSAGAAMMSDTMIEGGTSLEATTFGVVTDPARPGLLLGRGLGFFRWGIVDQHFIKRGRFGRLVVAMAESSTAHGFGVDENTALFVDGTRAHVVGEYGAFVLDMREAKIDKRRRVVENILFSYLDDGDAIDLALAQASPGADKQRVGWRDVAYRAPARSLRNVFGAYTLYDLLARLVLGDPDNYVVDRARAIEPTEGVATTVEFERLRGISQPMIAVRNDALRMTAIDFRAALTTRKLNAAQLAANRRTALARDYGVKPVSASRLMLLGSTPLRPGSTLLEAVDQAGTGPVGIIACASADPRDEADAYVRALVARGREAVDFGITIDNIELIGREVEVVERIAGLKTIVLSGGNQIRLVEALLHRGEVTPILQAVARAYAAGATVIAVSGAASALSGSMIAGGTSYEALRFGIASDMGRRGLIIQQGLGLFGAAIVDQNLGSAHRLGRLVVACAEEGVRYGVGLLEDSGVTANHDNSELTVIGAKGVVLVEVDPAHTELQGDEFIATGTMLSFAAPGDTIDLNSGKLRRAGSPEAADAALNLLVHGFIDDCYQRRGAAVSQEHSFDDPIALRFATLGQGCGTLDVEAIRDRFG from the coding sequence ATGATTCCCACGTCAGGCGTTCCTCCCCAGAGGGACATGAATCCGAAGCTCGCCGTGATCGGCGGGCGTCTCGAAGACGACAACGTTGCCGTCTATCGCGAAATCCACCGCCTCTCGCACGGGCGCATCGTCGTGTTCGCGACGGCGTCGTCCGAGCCGGATACGGTCGGCGCGGAGGCGCTGGCGGTGTTCCGCACCCATGGCTTCGATGCCGTGCTCGCCCCCGTCCACGGCGACCAGGCGGCCGGCGCCGCCCATGATCCGGCGGTGCTGGAGCTCGTGCGCGACTATGCCAGCGTATACTTCACCGGCGGGGACCAGACCCTCATCACCCGGACGCTCGCGCCGGAAGGCCGCGAGACGCCGCTGCTGAAGGCGATCCGCCAGATCCATGCGCAGGGCGGGCTCATTGCCGGTTCGAGCGCCGGCGCGGCGATGATGTCCGACACGATGATCGAAGGGGGCACCTCGCTGGAAGCCACGACCTTCGGCGTGGTCACCGATCCGGCGCGGCCCGGGCTCCTGCTCGGGCGCGGCCTCGGCTTCTTCCGCTGGGGCATCGTCGACCAGCATTTCATCAAGCGAGGCCGTTTCGGCCGGCTGGTCGTGGCGATGGCCGAGAGCAGCACGGCCCATGGCTTCGGTGTCGATGAGAACACCGCGCTGTTCGTCGACGGCACGCGGGCGCATGTCGTCGGCGAGTATGGCGCCTTCGTCCTCGACATGCGCGAGGCCAAGATCGACAAGCGCCGGCGCGTCGTCGAGAACATCCTCTTCTCCTATCTCGACGATGGCGACGCGATCGACCTCGCTTTGGCCCAAGCCTCGCCGGGCGCGGACAAGCAGCGCGTGGGCTGGCGCGACGTCGCCTATCGCGCACCCGCACGGTCGCTGCGCAACGTCTTCGGCGCCTATACGCTCTACGACCTCCTCGCCCGGCTCGTGCTGGGGGACCCGGACAACTATGTCGTCGACCGCGCCCGTGCGATCGAGCCCACGGAAGGGGTTGCGACGACGGTCGAATTCGAGCGCCTGCGCGGCATCTCGCAACCGATGATCGCGGTGCGCAACGATGCCCTGCGCATGACCGCGATCGATTTCCGCGCCGCGCTCACGACCCGCAAGCTCAACGCCGCACAGCTCGCCGCGAACCGCCGGACGGCGCTGGCGCGCGACTACGGTGTCAAGCCCGTTTCCGCCTCGCGGCTGATGCTGCTCGGCTCGACGCCGCTGCGCCCCGGCTCGACCTTGCTCGAGGCGGTCGATCAGGCCGGCACGGGTCCGGTCGGGATCATCGCCTGCGCTTCCGCCGATCCGCGGGACGAGGCCGACGCCTATGTCAGGGCGCTCGTCGCGCGGGGGCGCGAGGCGGTCGATTTCGGCATCACGATCGACAATATCGAGCTGATCGGCCGCGAGGTGGAAGTCGTCGAGCGCATCGCCGGCCTGAAGACCATCGTGCTCTCCGGCGGCAACCAGATCCGCCTCGTCGAAGCCCTGTTGCATCGCGGCGAGGTGACACCGATCCTCCAGGCCGTCGCGCGGGCTTATGCCGCCGGCGCGACCGTGATCGCGGTGAGCGGCGCCGCCTCGGCGCTCTCGGGCTCGATGATCGCGGGCGGAACCTCCTACGAGGCCCTGCGCTTCGGCATCGCCTCCGATATGGGCCGGCGCGGGCTGATCATCCAGCAGGGGCTCGGCCTGTTCGGCGCGGCGATCGTCGACCAGAATCTCGGCTCCGCCCACAGGCTCGGCCGGCTGGTCGTCGCCTGCGCGGAGGAGGGCGTGCGCTATGGGGTGGGGCTGCTGGAAGACAGCGGCGTCACCGCCAACCACGACAATTCGGAGCTGACCGTCATCGGCGCCAAGGGTGTGGTCCTCGTCGAGGTCGATCCTGCCCATACCGAGTTGCAGGGAGACGAGTTCATCGCGACCGGCACGATGCTGTCCTTCGCGGCGCCGGGCGACACGATCGACCTCAACAGCGGCAAGCTTCGCCGCGCCGGCTCGCCGGAGGCCGCCGACGCCGCGCTCAACCTGCTGGTGCACGGCTTCATCGACGATTGTTATCAACGACGCGGCGCGGCGGTGAGCCAGGAACACAGCTTCGACGATCCCATCGCCCTGCGTTTCGCCACGCTCGGCCAGGGCTGCGGCACGCTCGACGTCGAAGCCATCCGCGACAGGTTCGGATGA
- a CDS encoding PIN domain-containing protein — MYFDADALNAILTDQAVRERTAEAIAAARKRFTSPLAVIETVLALTAETGKDPEEARAEVEAFLDAAGIELRDLPPAHRLVALVLAAAPGSAKAKAIATALHKACADYYEVEPFSAEAPSAEPPQA; from the coding sequence ATGTATTTCGATGCCGATGCCCTGAACGCCATCCTGACCGACCAGGCCGTGCGCGAGCGCACGGCCGAGGCGATCGCGGCGGCCCGCAAGCGCTTCACCTCGCCGCTCGCGGTGATCGAGACGGTGCTCGCGCTGACGGCGGAGACCGGCAAGGACCCGGAGGAGGCCAGGGCCGAGGTCGAAGCGTTCCTCGATGCCGCCGGCATCGAGTTGCGCGATCTGCCGCCGGCGCACCGGCTCGTCGCGCTCGTTCTCGCGGCTGCGCCGGGCAGCGCCAAGGCGAAGGCCATCGCGACGGCGTTGCACAAGGCTTGCGCCGATTACTACGAGGTCGAGCCGTTTTCAGCCGAGGCACCGTCAGCGGAGCCGCCGCAAGCCTGA
- a CDS encoding conserved hypothetical protein (Evidence 4 : Unknown function but conserved in other organisms): MQDAGSTGDSSGARREDIPLAVQPQGGALAVTAFRYGEAGARPKAYLQAGLHADEFPGMLALRYLREMLDEAAQRGLLLGEIVLVPQANPIGLQQQVGGFLLGRFDTQTGGNFNRDYPDLATAIGDRLDGALGADPAANVAAIRAAMGTALAGLAAPDSAVVSMRQILMRLAYDADFVFDLHADNQALPHLYVGTPLWPDALDLASEIDARAVLLAEVSGGNPFDEACSGPWWALAQRYPDVPIPPACLAATLELGSNDDVDVVEAKDRAAALYRVLERRGVIAGPSDARLPELRCEATALTAMEQIKAPVSGLVAYRLRLGDTVRAGDVVASIIDPLGETVDVAAETDGLLFARHSQTYAWPGKVIGKVAGKTPLASRQGRLLTD; encoded by the coding sequence ATGCAGGACGCCGGATCGACCGGGGATAGCAGCGGCGCGCGCCGTGAGGATATCCCGCTCGCAGTCCAGCCGCAGGGCGGGGCGCTTGCCGTCACGGCGTTCCGGTACGGTGAGGCCGGAGCACGGCCGAAGGCCTATCTCCAGGCCGGGCTCCATGCCGACGAGTTTCCCGGCATGCTCGCCCTGCGCTATCTCCGGGAGATGCTCGACGAAGCGGCGCAGCGTGGCCTCCTTCTCGGCGAGATCGTCCTGGTTCCGCAGGCGAATCCGATCGGCTTGCAGCAGCAGGTCGGGGGCTTCCTGCTCGGGCGCTTCGACACGCAGACGGGCGGCAATTTCAACCGCGACTATCCGGATCTCGCGACGGCGATCGGAGATCGGCTCGACGGTGCGCTCGGCGCCGATCCGGCCGCCAATGTCGCTGCGATCCGCGCTGCGATGGGGACGGCGCTGGCCGGCCTCGCCGCGCCCGACAGCGCCGTGGTGTCGATGCGGCAGATCCTGATGCGGCTCGCCTACGACGCCGATTTCGTCTTCGATCTCCACGCCGACAACCAGGCCCTGCCGCATCTCTATGTCGGCACGCCGCTCTGGCCCGATGCGCTCGACCTCGCTTCCGAGATCGATGCGCGGGCGGTGCTGCTGGCGGAGGTCTCCGGCGGCAACCCCTTCGACGAAGCCTGCAGCGGTCCGTGGTGGGCGCTCGCGCAGCGCTATCCGGATGTGCCGATCCCGCCCGCCTGCCTTGCCGCTACGCTCGAACTGGGCAGCAACGACGATGTCGACGTGGTCGAAGCGAAGGACCGGGCGGCGGCGCTCTACCGGGTCCTCGAGCGGCGCGGCGTCATTGCCGGTCCTTCCGACGCGCGGCTTCCGGAATTGCGCTGCGAGGCGACAGCGTTGACGGCGATGGAGCAGATCAAGGCCCCGGTCTCGGGGCTCGTCGCCTACCGGCTCCGGCTGGGCGATACGGTCAGGGCCGGCGACGTCGTGGCCAGCATCATCGATCCCCTCGGCGAGACGGTCGATGTCGCCGCGGAAACCGACGGGCTTCTGTTCGCGCGCCACAGCCAGACCTACGCCTGGCCGGGCAAGGTCATCGGCAAGGTCGCCGGCAAGACGCCGCTGGCATCCCGGCAGGGGCGCCTGCTGACCGATTGA